The Dyella sp. 2HG41-7 genomic interval TCTCACGCTGGATTTATTCGGCCGCGTGCGCGACACCGCGGAAGACGAAGCCATCCGCGTGTTCGGCGACAATCTCAAGGATCTTTTGCTTGCCGCGCCCGCGGGCGCGAAAACGGTGATGGGCCTGGACCCGGGCATTCGCACGGGCGTGAAGGTGGCGATCGTGGACGCCACCGGCAAAGTGCTCGCGACCGATACGGTGTATCCGCACGAACCGCGCAATCAATGGGATCAGTCGCTTGCGCGGCTTGCGGTGTTGAGCAAATTGCACGGCGTCAACCTGATCGCCATTGGCAACGGCACCGCATCGCGCGAAACCGACAAGCTGGCCGGTGAACTGATTAAAAAGCACGCGGATTTGAAGCTTTCCAAGATCGTGGTGAGCGAAGCAGGCGCATCGGTGTATTCGGCCTCGGAAACCGCGGCAAAGGAATTTCCCGATCTCGACGTGAGCCTGCGCGGCGCGGTTTCGATTGCGCGCCGCTTGCAAGATCCGCTCGCGGAGTTGGTGAAAATCGAACCCAAAGCCATCGGTGTCGGCCAATATCAGCACGATGTGAATCAGGTGAAGTTGGCGCGCGCGTTGGATGCGAAAGTAGAAGACTGCGTGAATGCCGTCGGCGTCGATGTGAACACCGCTTCTGCTGCACTGCTATCGCGCGTCGCGGGTCTCACGCCGAGTGTCGCCGAGAATGTGGTGAAGCATCGCGACGCCAACGGTCCGTTCGCCAATCGCAAAGCGCTGTTGAAAGTGCCGCGACTGGGCGATAAGGCGTTCGAACAATGCGCGGGCTTTTTGCGCGTACCGCACGGCGACAATCCGCTCGATGCGAGCGCCGTACATCCGGAAGCGTATCCGGTGGTGGAACGCATCATTGCGCAATGCGGACGCGAAGTGAAAAGCGTCGTCGGCGATATCACGTTTCTACGTGCGTTGAAGCCCGAGCAATACACCGATGAACGTTTCGGTGTGCCGACCGTGCGCGACATTCTCAAGGAACTGGAAAAACCCGGCCGCGATCCGCGCCCGGAATTCGTGGCGCCGAGTTTTGCCGAAGGCGTGGAAGATCTGAAAGATCTCAAGCCGGGCATGATTCTCGAAGGCCGCGTGACTAACGTCGCCGCATTCGGCGCGTTCGTGGATATCGGCGTGCATCAGGATGGTCTGGTGCACGTGTCGGCGCTCTCGCACACCTTCGTCAAAGATCCGCGCGATGCCGTGAAGGCGGGCGATATCGTGAAGGTGAAAGTGATGGAGGTGGATATACCGCGTCAACGCATCGGTCTGTCGATGCGCCTGGACGATGAGCCCGGACAAGCTCGCAGCGGCCGTCCGGCCGGTGCCAGCGACAACCGCGGACCGCGCGACAATCGAGGCCCACGCCCAGGCGCCTCCTCGCCGAAGCCGGCCGCCGCTCCGGCCAACAGCGCCTTTGCGGACGCTTTTTCGAAAGCCCTAAAACGTTAAGCGCGCCACATACGGCGGCGCAGCATGCGCTACCGTATGGCATGCATTACCGTAACGCCTCTATAACAAACAACGCAGGAGCACCCACATGTTCCAACCTCGCAAGATCGCCGGCGCCGTGGCGCTGGCCCTCGGCATGGTCGGCGCCGCGCACGCTACAGGGAACCCGAATCCGACGTTCAACAGCGTTATCGTCTTTGGCGATAGCTTGAGCGACGCGGGCAATATCTCGTTGGCGACGAATCCCGCCATCCAGCCTCCGCTCGAATTCACCACCAACCCGGGTGCGGTCGTGGTGCAGAACGTAGCGGCCGCGCTCGGTCATCCGGTTTCGGCGTCGCTGGCAGGCGGTACCGATTTCGCGTGGGGTGGCGCAGGCATCAACAACAATTCGCCCGGTACACCTGCGGCGGTGCCGACGATTACGACTCAGGTGAATGCTTATCTGGCGAGCGGCAGCGTCAATAGCCACGCGCTGTACACCATGTGGGGCGGCGCCAACGACATCTTCAACGCAGCGACATCCGTTGGAGCCGCTGCAGCAGCGCAACAGCTGATTGCACAAACCATCGCACAGCAAACGCAGCTCGCCATCGCGAACAACGTGATTCCGAACAACCCGGTCGCGATTGCCGCCTTCCAGGCACAGATCACGCCCACGGTTACGGCGCAGGTTACCGCCGGCGTGGAAGCGCAAGCAGGCGTTACATCGCTGCAAAGCCCCGCGCAGGCTCAGGCGACGATCGTCGCGGCCGCGCAGCAGGAAGTGAAGTTGTTGGGCCAACTCCAGGCCGCTGGCGCCAAGAACATTCTGGTGTTCAATCTGCCCAATATCGGCTTGACGCCCGATGCGCTCGAACAAGGCGCCTCGGCTGCTTCGTCCTTGACCGCGCTTAGCGTGATTTACAACGGTCAGCTCAATTCGGGTATTTCACAGCTCGGCAAGGGCATCATTCCGGTCAACACGTACGCGCTGCTCAACCAGGTGATCGCCAATCCGGCCGCCTATGGATTCGCAAATGTCACCACGCCTGCGTGTGGCGTTGGCTCCAGTTCCGTGGCGTGCGGTCCGCAAGGCTCGGGCCTGCCCTACACCTACGCGCCGGGCACTAACCAAAGTTATCTGTTTGCGGACGGCGTGCATCCGACGACTGCAGCCGACGTGATGTTGTCTCAAGTGGTGCTGTCCGAACTCGCTGCGCCTCAGCAGATTTCGTTGCTGCAGGAAGCGCCGC includes:
- a CDS encoding autotransporter domain-containing protein — protein: MFQPRKIAGAVALALGMVGAAHATGNPNPTFNSVIVFGDSLSDAGNISLATNPAIQPPLEFTTNPGAVVVQNVAAALGHPVSASLAGGTDFAWGGAGINNNSPGTPAAVPTITTQVNAYLASGSVNSHALYTMWGGANDIFNAATSVGAAAAAQQLIAQTIAQQTQLAIANNVIPNNPVAIAAFQAQITPTVTAQVTAGVEAQAGVTSLQSPAQAQATIVAAAQQEVKLLGQLQAAGAKNILVFNLPNIGLTPDALEQGASAASSLTALSVIYNGQLNSGISQLGKGIIPVNTYALLNQVIANPAAYGFANVTTPACGVGSSSVACGPQGSGLPYTYAPGTNQSYLFADGVHPTTAADVMLSQVVLSELAAPQQISLLQEAPLAAVTTQTSVARDQMMLDNFGSGTRAFASVSYANQQFDQKAGAPKTTSNNVDLTVGADIRASDSISMGASLGVGEHYADVSGGGGYDLQALTGLGYLTWHSGGAYVGAYGDFGQASFTDVNRVFMVGDNRTHESGKTDGSYLGMGLHGGYWFDLGSLKTGPFANFEYQNIKVNGYNESGDDATAMWFGRQQRDAVISTLGWRLQGHWQYDSMDLAPYVELGWNHDSRANTDMVTAGLNSMNGSFEMAGFTPDKNWGTANVGVTAQITPNLTGWIAYNGHFADSSQRINGVNLGVKFGF
- a CDS encoding Tex family protein, translating into MLSIEQRIAQDIAAKAEQVRAAVELLDGGATVPFIARYRKEVTGGLDDTQLRTLEERLRYLRELEERRAAILSSIDEQGKLTDALKQDILDADTKARLEDLYLPYKPKRRTKAQIAREAGLEPLATGLREDPTQSPDTFAASFVDAEKGVPDVRAALDGARAILMEVIAEDAQLVGELRDWLWDKGQIRAKVVEGKESEGAKFRDYFDHMEAIGKIPSHRLLALMRARNEGVLELELAPAAEAEQGHIEGEGRVAVHAGIVDRGRAADAWLRETVRMTWRVKLHLHLTLDLFGRVRDTAEDEAIRVFGDNLKDLLLAAPAGAKTVMGLDPGIRTGVKVAIVDATGKVLATDTVYPHEPRNQWDQSLARLAVLSKLHGVNLIAIGNGTASRETDKLAGELIKKHADLKLSKIVVSEAGASVYSASETAAKEFPDLDVSLRGAVSIARRLQDPLAELVKIEPKAIGVGQYQHDVNQVKLARALDAKVEDCVNAVGVDVNTASAALLSRVAGLTPSVAENVVKHRDANGPFANRKALLKVPRLGDKAFEQCAGFLRVPHGDNPLDASAVHPEAYPVVERIIAQCGREVKSVVGDITFLRALKPEQYTDERFGVPTVRDILKELEKPGRDPRPEFVAPSFAEGVEDLKDLKPGMILEGRVTNVAAFGAFVDIGVHQDGLVHVSALSHTFVKDPRDAVKAGDIVKVKVMEVDIPRQRIGLSMRLDDEPGQARSGRPAGASDNRGPRDNRGPRPGASSPKPAAAPANSAFADAFSKALKR